The proteins below come from a single Chlorogloeopsis sp. ULAP01 genomic window:
- the thiC gene encoding phosphomethylpyrimidine synthase encodes MRTEWVAKRRGQSNVSQMHYARQGVITEEMDYVAKRENLPVELIKDEVARGRMIIPANINHTNLEPMCIGIASKCKVNANIGASPNSSNIEEELAKLRLAVKYGADTVMDLSTGGGNLDEIRTAIINDSPVPIGTVPVYQALENVHGRIENLTPDDFLHVIEKHAQQGVDYMTIHAGILIEYLPLVRNRITGIVSRGGGILARWMLHHHKQNPLYTHYRDIIEIFQKYDVSFSLGDSLRPGCTHDASDEAQLAELKTLGKLTRKAWEHNVQVMVEGPGHVPMDQIEFNVKKQMEECSEAPFYVLGPLVTDIAPGYDHITSAIGAAMAGWYGTAMLCYVTPKEHLGLPNPEDVRNGLIAYKIAAHAADIARHRPGARDRDDELSHARYNFDWNRQFELALDPERAKEYHDETLPADIYKTAEFCSMCGPKFCPMQTKVDADALTELEKFLAKETVTQS; translated from the coding sequence ATGCGGACAGAATGGGTCGCCAAGCGGCGCGGGCAGAGCAATGTCAGTCAAATGCATTATGCCCGTCAAGGTGTGATTACCGAAGAAATGGACTACGTCGCCAAGCGGGAAAATCTACCCGTTGAGCTAATAAAAGACGAAGTAGCGCGGGGACGGATGATTATTCCTGCGAATATTAATCACACTAACTTAGAGCCAATGTGCATCGGCATTGCCTCCAAGTGTAAAGTTAATGCTAATATCGGTGCTTCTCCCAATTCTTCTAACATTGAAGAAGAACTGGCAAAACTGAGACTGGCAGTAAAATATGGTGCTGATACCGTAATGGATCTTTCCACGGGTGGTGGTAATTTGGATGAAATTCGTACCGCCATCATCAATGATTCGCCCGTTCCCATAGGCACAGTGCCAGTCTACCAAGCTTTAGAAAACGTTCATGGCAGGATAGAAAATCTCACTCCTGATGATTTTCTCCATGTGATTGAGAAGCATGCCCAGCAGGGTGTAGATTACATGACTATCCACGCTGGGATTTTGATTGAATATTTACCTTTAGTAAGAAACCGCATCACTGGCATTGTTTCTCGTGGTGGTGGCATTTTAGCAAGGTGGATGCTTCATCATCACAAGCAAAACCCATTGTATACTCACTACCGTGACATCATTGAGATTTTTCAGAAGTATGATGTCTCATTTAGCTTAGGTGACTCACTCCGTCCTGGTTGTACTCACGATGCCTCCGACGAAGCACAGTTAGCCGAACTCAAAACCCTTGGAAAATTGACTCGCAAAGCTTGGGAACATAATGTACAAGTAATGGTCGAAGGCCCCGGACACGTACCGATGGATCAAATTGAGTTCAATGTCAAGAAGCAAATGGAAGAGTGTTCAGAAGCACCCTTCTATGTACTGGGGCCATTGGTCACAGACATTGCTCCTGGCTACGACCACATTACCTCGGCAATTGGCGCAGCAATGGCTGGATGGTACGGTACTGCAATGCTGTGCTACGTAACACCCAAAGAACACTTGGGTTTACCTAATCCTGAAGATGTGCGCAATGGCTTAATTGCCTATAAAATTGCAGCTCATGCAGCTGATATTGCCAGACATCGCCCAGGGGCAAGAGACAGAGATGATGAACTTTCCCATGCTCGGTACAACTTTGACTGGAATCGTCAGTTTGAATTAGCACTCGATCCTGAAAGAGCTAAGGAATACCACGACGAAACTCTGCCAGCAGACATCTACAAAACTGCTGAATTTTGCTCGATGTGCGGCCCCAAATTCTGCCCTATGCAAACCAAAGTTGATGCTGATGCGCTGACAGAATTAGAAAAGTTCTTGGCGAAAGAAACTGTTACCCAAAGTTAA
- a CDS encoding phosphodiester glycosidase family protein yields MAISKMCRRSFLLLAGAGLAKGFAMLQPADAKTIQVNKGKINGISFYRVIIDLTDPKTFITIGLANNATFANTAQRSNGDEDFSRMVARSHAAVVANGTFFAKSSQKTVMGNMVAGGRFLKYSKWENFGTTLGLRVGNKPEMVTARVDGKPKWKEHWFSITCGPRLLRRGKIWVKPKLEGFKDPHVLGIATRAAIGFPASGKKLILVHFEKPITLEQEARAMRAIGCYEAMNLDGGTSRALAANGRIIIPARRRLTNAIVVYDAKHPAPTALRKSWERFQKGQRPVVPGS; encoded by the coding sequence ATGGCAATTTCCAAGATGTGCCGTCGGTCTTTCCTGTTGTTGGCAGGTGCTGGTTTGGCTAAAGGATTCGCAATGTTACAGCCAGCTGATGCTAAAACTATACAAGTAAATAAGGGAAAGATAAATGGTATCTCTTTTTATCGAGTGATTATTGACCTCACTGATCCGAAAACCTTTATTACTATTGGTTTAGCTAATAATGCAACTTTTGCTAATACAGCACAACGTAGCAATGGAGACGAGGATTTTAGTCGTATGGTAGCTCGTTCTCATGCTGCGGTTGTTGCAAATGGTACATTTTTTGCGAAAAGCTCCCAGAAAACTGTGATGGGCAACATGGTGGCGGGAGGAAGATTTCTCAAGTATAGTAAGTGGGAAAATTTTGGCACTACTTTGGGCTTACGAGTAGGCAATAAACCGGAAATGGTAACAGCACGGGTTGATGGCAAACCTAAATGGAAAGAACATTGGTTTTCTATCACTTGTGGTCCTCGATTGCTAAGACGGGGAAAAATCTGGGTGAAACCAAAATTGGAAGGTTTCAAAGATCCTCATGTTTTAGGTATTGCTACACGTGCGGCAATTGGGTTTCCGGCTAGTGGCAAAAAATTGATATTAGTACATTTCGAGAAACCAATTACTTTAGAGCAAGAAGCAAGAGCGATGAGAGCAATTGGTTGTTATGAAGCGATGAACTTAGATGGAGGAACATCGAGGGCATTAGCCGCCAATGGTAGAATCATCATCCCTGCTAGACGACGTCTGACGAATGCGATCGTAGTTTATGATGCCAAGCATCCTGCTCCTACAGCTCTGCGAAAGTCATGGGAAAGGTTTCAGAAAGGTCAGCGGCCTGTAGTACCTGGCAGTTAA
- a CDS encoding rRNA large subunit pseudouridine synthase E, which produces MTNHYRYILFYKPYGVLSQFSQDSPTRSTLKDYIQVPDVYPVGRLDWDSEGLLLLTNHGQLQHRLCDPRFGHERTYLVQVERIPDQAALKKLEAGVLIKDYRTRPAKVRLLSEEPPLSDRNPPIRFRKTVPTAWLEMTLTEGKNRQVRRMTAAVGFPTLRLVRVAIAHLQIDGLNPGQWRDLTSRELKLLHNLIFAVNLLKKHKY; this is translated from the coding sequence ATGACTAACCACTATCGCTATATTCTCTTCTACAAACCTTATGGTGTCCTCAGTCAATTTTCCCAAGATAGTCCGACTCGGAGCACGTTAAAAGACTATATCCAAGTTCCTGATGTCTATCCTGTGGGGCGTTTGGACTGGGATAGTGAGGGTTTGCTGCTGCTGACAAACCACGGACAATTGCAACATCGCCTTTGCGATCCTCGGTTTGGACATGAACGCACTTATTTGGTACAAGTTGAACGAATTCCCGATCAAGCTGCTCTCAAAAAGTTAGAAGCAGGTGTATTAATTAAAGATTACCGCACTCGACCCGCAAAGGTGCGACTTTTGAGCGAAGAACCTCCCTTAAGCGATCGCAACCCGCCAATTAGATTTCGCAAAACTGTACCGACAGCATGGTTAGAGATGACTTTGACAGAAGGAAAAAATCGGCAAGTACGGCGAATGACCGCAGCTGTTGGATTTCCGACTCTAAGACTTGTGAGGGTAGCGATCGCCCATTTACAAATAGATGGACTTAATCCAGGACAATGGCGTGATCTCACTTCTAGAGAATTAAAATTGTTACACAATTTGATTTTTGCTGTTAACTTGTTAAAAAAGCATAAATACTGA
- a CDS encoding PAS domain-containing sensor histidine kinase, which yields MSLNQPSSWHHSCQEQQNIASVPPTRLELVPERASDVEICTSETWRRTEDELLWYRKLYENTPCVYLTLDRSGIILSVNKLGANSLGYSPEELIHKPVFNLFIQSEQQRLFHAFMRLFQGAPESEASWEFRLNCPASKMQWAKVVARILDSGKDNQLVLMIFEDITAEKLFNCGCQENEQYLYLIANTLPVMLWVAGTEGVCNFLNQSWLEFTGSSSQQQQDFNWLEQVHPEDKNFCRQTYESAFNTRAKFQIEHRLKHIDEEYRWILNTGLPRFNSNGKFIGYIGSGIDITERKLAELALKKSQKAAQTQLEEIERFNRLKDEFLSTVSHELRTPLTNMKMAIQMMGIALNKEHNLLLEMAKPYAERSKFARYFQILNNECEREINLINNFLDLQRLDTSTKPLVLEKIQVNEWLERVVELFKARNRNGCKHNLNLKIASNLPPLLCDPFSLERILIELLTNACKFSPPEADIIIAAQAKVNSIQLQVSNYGVEIPASELPHIFEKFYRIPSNDPWKQGGTGLGLALVQKLTKYLGGTIEVESKSNCTSLTVQLPL from the coding sequence ATGAGCCTTAATCAGCCATCTAGCTGGCATCATTCCTGCCAAGAACAACAGAATATAGCATCAGTACCACCTACACGCTTGGAACTTGTACCAGAACGAGCCTCCGATGTAGAGATTTGCACATCTGAAACCTGGCGTCGCACTGAAGACGAACTCTTATGGTACCGCAAGTTGTATGAGAATACTCCTTGTGTGTACTTAACCTTGGATAGAAGCGGGATCATTTTATCTGTGAATAAGCTAGGTGCAAACAGCCTTGGTTATTCTCCAGAGGAACTAATCCACAAGCCCGTTTTTAACTTATTCATTCAGTCTGAACAACAAAGGTTATTTCACGCCTTCATGCGATTGTTTCAGGGAGCGCCAGAGAGTGAAGCTAGTTGGGAATTTCGCTTGAACTGTCCTGCCAGTAAAATGCAGTGGGCAAAAGTAGTTGCACGGATATTAGATTCTGGGAAGGACAATCAACTGGTTTTAATGATATTTGAAGATATCACAGCAGAAAAACTTTTTAATTGTGGCTGCCAAGAAAATGAACAATATCTGTATCTGATAGCCAATACATTGCCAGTAATGTTGTGGGTAGCTGGAACTGAGGGAGTATGCAATTTTTTGAATCAATCATGGCTAGAATTCACTGGAAGTAGCAGCCAACAGCAACAAGATTTTAATTGGTTAGAGCAAGTACATCCCGAAGATAAAAACTTCTGTAGACAAACTTATGAATCTGCATTTAATACACGTGCAAAATTCCAGATAGAACATCGCTTAAAGCATATTGATGAAGAGTACCGATGGATATTAAATACAGGACTTCCAAGGTTTAATTCCAACGGTAAATTTATCGGTTACATAGGCTCTGGGATTGATATTACAGAACGTAAGTTAGCAGAGTTAGCTTTGAAGAAAAGCCAAAAAGCTGCACAAACACAATTAGAAGAGATAGAAAGATTCAATCGTCTGAAAGACGAATTTCTTAGTACAGTTTCCCACGAATTACGTACACCGCTAACTAATATGAAAATGGCGATCCAAATGATGGGAATTGCACTTAATAAAGAACACAATTTATTGTTGGAAATGGCAAAGCCATATGCCGAACGCTCTAAATTTGCTCGCTATTTTCAAATTTTAAACAACGAGTGTGAACGAGAAATAAATTTAATTAATAACTTCCTAGATTTACAGCGACTGGATACCAGTACTAAACCTTTAGTCTTAGAGAAAATTCAAGTCAATGAATGGTTGGAGCGAGTAGTAGAGCTATTTAAAGCACGTAATCGCAATGGCTGTAAACACAATTTAAACTTGAAGATTGCTTCCAATCTTCCTCCTCTACTGTGCGATCCATTTAGCCTAGAGCGCATTTTGATAGAATTGCTTACTAACGCTTGTAAATTTAGTCCACCAGAAGCAGATATTATCATTGCTGCTCAAGCAAAAGTCAACAGCATTCAATTGCAAGTAAGTAATTATGGTGTAGAAATACCCGCCTCTGAATTACCGCATATTTTTGAGAAGTTTTACCGCATTCCCAGTAACGACCCTTGGAAACAGGGAGGAACAGGTTTAGGACTAGCACTGGTACAAAAGCTCACCAAGTATTTAGGGGGAACAATAGAGGTTGAAAGTAAGTCAAACTGTACTTCTTTGACTGTCCAACTACCACTTTAA